A stretch of DNA from Arthrobacter jiangjiafuii:
TCTGCCGGCCAGTCTGCCTGCAGGTCACGGCTCTGCTCGATCATGCCTGTAGTTCGTTGACGGACCTCCCTGCGGATGGGCGGGACGCGGTGGAGGTCCGCTGGGGGCTCCCGTTCCGCTGAACCGCTCTGAGTGCCCGTACAGACAGGCCTGGTTACCCCCGCCACATCCCCGTGTTTGACGACACACATGTTCTGCATCATACTTGGAATCGATTCCATGGAATCGATTCCACAACGGTGTAGGGAGCAAGTGTGCGGTCAACGACGATCAAGGACGTGGCGAAGGCTGCCGGCGTCTCTGCGGCAACCGCCTCCCGCGTCCTCTCCGGGCACTCCGCAACCTCCGAGGATGCCCGCCAGGCTGTGCGCAAGGCCGCTGCCGACCTCGGCTTCCGTCCCAACGCCCAGGCCCGCTCGCTGCGCAAGACCAGCACCCAGACCATCGGCCTGCTGCTGCCCGATGTCCGCAACCCCTTCTTCGCCGACCTGGCCCATGCCGTCGAGCAGCGCGCCCGCGAATTCGGCTACCTCACCCTCTTCGGCAACGCCAACGAGAGCCAGCAGCAGCAGGACAGCTACCTGGACGTGATGCTCTCCCAGCGCGTGGACGGCCTGATTGCCGCTCCGCAGGGGGAGGCCCGGCACCTGACCGGGCTGCTGGGCGGCGAAGTCCCCACGGTGTTCGTGGACCGCGTGGTCGACGGCGCGGAGCTTCCCAGCGTCACCGCGGACAACACCGGCGGCATAGCCGACGCCGTCCGCCACCTCACCGCGCTGGGCCACGCCAGGATCGGGTACATCGCCGGTCCGCAGTCCACGTCGACGGGCCGTGAACGGCTGCAGGCCTACCGGGCAGCCGTGGCCGACACCGGCGCAGATGCGGATGCTTCCCTGGTCTACCTCGGGGACTTCCAATCCGCCAGCGGCGCCGCAGGAGCACGGCACCTGCTGGACCTGCCCAATCCGCCCTCCGCGCTGCTGGCAGCGGACAGCCTGATGAGCATCGGCGCCGTCGGCGTCTGCAACGAACGCGGACTGGCGATCGGCCCGGATCTGGCCTTCGTGGCCTATGACGACATCGAAGCCTTTACGCTGCTCAATCCCGCGCTGACCGTCATCGCCCACGATGTGCACGCCATGGGCCGCCTGGCCGTGGACCTGCTGCTCGCAGAGATTGCAGGCGAGGCTCCCGAATCGGTGGTGCTGCCGAGCACCCTCATCATCCGCGGCTCCACCCCGCCCCTCCCAGAAGGAAACCCAGCATGAGCGAGAACCCCCTCCTGACGCTTGAGGGTGTCAGCAAGTCCTTCGGCCCGGTGACCGTGATCGACGGCGTGACCGTCAACGTGTACCCGGGAAAGGTCCAGGTGCTCCTGGGCGAAAACGGGGCCGGAAAATCGACCCTGATCAAGATGATGTCCGGGGTGTACCAGCCCGACGGCGGCCGCATCCTCGTGGACGGAAACCCGGTTTCACTGCCGGACACCAAGGCCGCCGAAGCGGCAGGCATTGCCACCATCCACCAGGAACTGAACCTTGTGGGATCGATGAGCGTCGCCGAGAACATCTGCCTGGGCCGGATGCCCCGCAAATACGGGCTGGTAGACCGCCGCGCCATGAAGGCCCGCGCCCGGGCAGCGCTGGATCTGATCGGCCTGGACGTGGACCTGGACCAGCCCGTCGGGGAACTGGGCATCGCCCGCCAGCAGCTGGTGGAGATCGCCAAGGCGCTGAGCCTGGACGCCCGGATCCTGATCCTGGACGAGCCGACGGCGGCCCTGACCACCCGTGAAATCGCCGCACTTTTCACAGTGGTCGAGGACCTGCGCCGCAAAGGCGTGGGCATGGTGTTCATCTCCCACCATCTGGACGAGATCGCCGCCATCGGGAACTCCGTGTCCGTGCTGCGGGACGGGAAATTCATTGCCGAGGTCCCCGCCGGCACACCGGAGGACGAGCTGGTGCGCCTGATGGTCGGGCGGGACATCGAGGCGCAGTTCCCGCGGCGGCGTGAATATGCCGGTGAGGCCCAAACGCTGCTCGAAGTCCGGGGCCTGTCCATGAAGGGCCTGATCCACGACGTCTCCTTCTCGGTCGCAGCGGGCGAGGTCGTCTCGCTGGCCGGGCTGATGGGTGCCGGCCGCACCGAGGTGGTCCGGGCCATCGCCGGAGCTGACTCCTACACCGCGGGTTCGGTCAGCGTGAGGGGAAAGCAGCTTCCCAAAGCGGACATCGGCGCGGCCATCCGGGCCGGCGTCGGCCACGTACCGGAGGACCGCAAGGTCCAGGGCCTGGTACTCGAGGCCGCCGTGAACGACAACATCGGCTACGCGACGCTGGCAGCCACCGCCAAGGCAGGCCTGGTGGACTTCTCCGGGCAGCGCGCACGCGCCCAGGAAGTGGCGGACCGGCTGCGGATCCGGATGCACAGCCTGGACCAGGCCGTGGGTTCGCTCTCCGGCGGCAACCAGCAGAAGGCCGTGTTTGCCCGCTGGATCGTAGCCGGCTCCACCGTCCTGCTGCTGGACGAACCCACCCGCGGCGTGGATGTGGGCGCCAAGGTGGAAATCTACGAACTGATCAACGCGATCACCGCCGCCGGCGGCGCCGTCGTCATGGTGTCCAGCGAACTTCCGGAGGTGCTGGGCATGAGTGACCGCATCCTGGTCATGAGCGGCGGACACATTGCCGGTGAGCTTGATGCCGCCGGCGCCACCCAGGACGCCGTGATGTCACTGGCGGTGCGGGATATACAGCGTGACCTGGAATACCAACTGATGAAGGACGGATCATGAACAAGGCAGCGGTGCAGACGCCGGAGACCGGCGCGCGGAAGAAGGCCCCGGATACCGGTGCCCGGGTCAGGAAGTTCCTGGCCGACAATGGGGCACTGGTCGGCCTGGTGGTCCTGGGGCTGGCGCTCTTTATCGCCACCCCGGATTTCCTGACCGGTCCGAACCTGCTGAACATCGGCATCCAGGCCTCGGTGATTGCCGTCCTGGCCTTCGGCATGACCTTTGTGATCGTGGCCGCCGGCATCGACCTGTCGGTGGGCTCGGTGGCAGCCCTGTCCGCCATGGGCTCGGCCTGGATGTTCACGCAGGGGAACCTTCCCGGCTGGATGGCCCTGCTGGGCGGCCTGTTGATCGGAACGCTCAGCGGCGCCGTCAGCGGATTCGCCGTTGCCTACGGCCGGCTGCCCTCGTTCATCGCCACTCTGGCCATGCTCAGCATTGCCCGCGGCCTGACCCTGGTCCTCTCCGACGGCCGGCCGATCGCCACCGCCAGCGAAGTCTCCTTCCTGGGCGGAGACCTGGGGCCCATCCCGATGCCCATCGTGGTCCTGGTGATCGCCGGCATCGCCGCAGCCCTGATCCTGAACTACACCGTGATCGGCCGCTACATGTATGCCGTCGGCGGCAACACCGAAGCCGCGCGCCTCTCCGGCATCCCGGTCCGCCGCGTGCTGGTTACCGTCTTTGCGCTGTCGGGGCTTTTTGCGGCCCTTGCCGGGCTGCTCCTGTCCGGGCGCCTGGACTCTGCCCAGCCCCAGGCCGCTTCCGGCTACGAGCTGGACGCCATCGCCGCCGTCGTCATCGGCGGTGCATCGCTGGCCGGCGGTGTCGGGCGGATCAGCGGCACCCTGATCGGCGCCCTGGTGCTGGTGGTGATCCGCAACGGACTGAACCTGTTGAACGTCTCCTCGTTCTGGCAGCAGGTAGTCATCGGCCTCGTGATCGCCCTCGCCGTCGGCGCAGATGCGCTGCGCCGGAAAAACTCCACCCACTAACGGTCCCCGGACCGCTTCCCCGGTGCCGCGCACGGCACCGGACCACCCCCACCAAAAGGAAAAGACAATGAAGTTCTCCTCCGCCCGCAAGAGTGCGGCACTGACCGTCTCCCTGGCCCTGCTGCTGACCGCCACCGCCTGCAACCGGGGCGACGACGCAGCGGCCGACGGCGGCACGGTCACCCTGGCCGTCTCCACCCTGAACAACCCCTTCTTCGTTGAACTGCGCGACGGCGCGCAGGCGGCAGCCGAGGAGGCAGGCCTGAACCTGGACGTGCTGGACGCCCAGAACGACTCCGCGACCCAAACCAACCAGCTGGCTACCGCCGCCACGTCCGGCACCGACGGCGTCATCATCAACCCGGTCGATTCCGACGCAGCGGCAGCCTCCATCAGCCCGCTGCTCAGCGACGAAACCCCGATCGTAGCGGTGG
This window harbors:
- a CDS encoding LacI family DNA-binding transcriptional regulator; translation: MRSTTIKDVAKAAGVSAATASRVLSGHSATSEDARQAVRKAAADLGFRPNAQARSLRKTSTQTIGLLLPDVRNPFFADLAHAVEQRAREFGYLTLFGNANESQQQQDSYLDVMLSQRVDGLIAAPQGEARHLTGLLGGEVPTVFVDRVVDGAELPSVTADNTGGIADAVRHLTALGHARIGYIAGPQSTSTGRERLQAYRAAVADTGADADASLVYLGDFQSASGAAGARHLLDLPNPPSALLAADSLMSIGAVGVCNERGLAIGPDLAFVAYDDIEAFTLLNPALTVIAHDVHAMGRLAVDLLLAEIAGEAPESVVLPSTLIIRGSTPPLPEGNPA
- a CDS encoding sugar ABC transporter ATP-binding protein, coding for MSENPLLTLEGVSKSFGPVTVIDGVTVNVYPGKVQVLLGENGAGKSTLIKMMSGVYQPDGGRILVDGNPVSLPDTKAAEAAGIATIHQELNLVGSMSVAENICLGRMPRKYGLVDRRAMKARARAALDLIGLDVDLDQPVGELGIARQQLVEIAKALSLDARILILDEPTAALTTREIAALFTVVEDLRRKGVGMVFISHHLDEIAAIGNSVSVLRDGKFIAEVPAGTPEDELVRLMVGRDIEAQFPRRREYAGEAQTLLEVRGLSMKGLIHDVSFSVAAGEVVSLAGLMGAGRTEVVRAIAGADSYTAGSVSVRGKQLPKADIGAAIRAGVGHVPEDRKVQGLVLEAAVNDNIGYATLAATAKAGLVDFSGQRARAQEVADRLRIRMHSLDQAVGSLSGGNQQKAVFARWIVAGSTVLLLDEPTRGVDVGAKVEIYELINAITAAGGAVVMVSSELPEVLGMSDRILVMSGGHIAGELDAAGATQDAVMSLAVRDIQRDLEYQLMKDGS
- a CDS encoding ABC transporter permease, which codes for MNKAAVQTPETGARKKAPDTGARVRKFLADNGALVGLVVLGLALFIATPDFLTGPNLLNIGIQASVIAVLAFGMTFVIVAAGIDLSVGSVAALSAMGSAWMFTQGNLPGWMALLGGLLIGTLSGAVSGFAVAYGRLPSFIATLAMLSIARGLTLVLSDGRPIATASEVSFLGGDLGPIPMPIVVLVIAGIAAALILNYTVIGRYMYAVGGNTEAARLSGIPVRRVLVTVFALSGLFAALAGLLLSGRLDSAQPQAASGYELDAIAAVVIGGASLAGGVGRISGTLIGALVLVVIRNGLNLLNVSSFWQQVVIGLVIALAVGADALRRKNSTH